GTCTTGGAAGACATCACCCTCTTTCTTTGTTAATCCCCACAGCCCTGCTGATATTTGAAATAGAGAAGCCCTTCCTTTTGTTGGCTTTATGAGATTGAGAGCTTGGTCATTCATATCTTCCCCCACAGTGCCATGTGTTTAAGGTTGTATCTCTCCTCAGGCAATGTAGTAATCATCCAGAGGGTTATTTTTGATTTGTTCAGATTTATCAAGATATGCGTAAAGACTGCAGTATGAGGTTTCTCCTTAgtaatacataaacacataatcttgtggaggaggaggagggaacaCATTCGATGATATATGTTCTGGTCTTATGTCTATATGGTCCCGGTGCTGACGTTCTGACATTTGTTATGGCCTAATTTAGCTGAAAGTGACAACCCTGCAAAACCTACTCAATGTATGTTAAGCATTTGCTCGcacccttttttatttctctgcttATTTTCCCATCAAGTTACCTGCCTCTCTACCACAGTCACATTGTGCCTCTTCAGAGAGCCATTACAGACCCTCTTTCACTTACTGACTCGCTGACTTGAGAAGGCCATTAAAATAATTGCAAATAACATAATTAACTGGTGTATCTAGCATCGGTTTTCTCCTGCGGATGGTGTgacacagaaaaatgtatgtagAACACTAGAAAAACAAATTTTAAGAGTGTGGTTACTACAGCTGGAAGACGTTGCAATATATTTGCCAATATTACAAGTAGTAAGTAGGCAGCACTATTTGCGTGTGAGCGTGTCACTGGTTGCCAGGGTGACTGAGGCACCTGGGTGGGGAGGCAGACTAATTAAGCAAGGTTAGAGTAGGCtgtgatttagaaaaaaaatacctgTCAAAGCCCTGTAcccaattaaaaacaacaatcaacaacATATCAGAGAGATAAGACTCCAAATGCGGTgatgtcatttttatgtttgtggtgtcaaAAATGTGGGTATGagagcaggttagaaaactgATACTGTCTGCTTTCTTTGGAAAATGTGTCGATGGAGCAGTTGGTTTGAGTTCATGTCGCCTTCAGGCTCCCTGAGCCAAATGTGTaagtctgttggattccatagacACGGTTGCATCCGGCACAAAATGTCTTTCGTTTTGACAAAAATGGTGTTTGGAGAGTGAACATTGTGGGAATGTTAGCAAGTCGTTTGGAAAAATTACAGAACATATTTCAAGCTCCTCTCCACTCTGGCGGTGATGTCACCACTCTAAATCTGAACATTCAATGGATTACACACctattataaaatatgaaagcaCCACCACAATTTTTCTGAaatttaaactgtgatttaatGAAAACTGTGCTAGCTATCGAAATGCCAATTTAGCCCAATAAAGTCTAGAGTTTTGTAaaccttttaaactttttttaaaagccgttttttgtgattttagtGAAATCATCTGGGCGAATgtttgacaaaagtcatagcacaccTTTCCTGATCAGACCccatattttgatgttttttttgtgcatgtgctgGCAAAGCTGGGGGAGGAGTAGCGCACCaaacttttaaatgaaagatggaaaataatttGACTAAGCTCTCAGGATTAAAATCATTGAGCTTTGGCACAAGGCTTTCAGTCTTGTTGAGCCACAGCCACACTGAACGATTTAATGTTTGATCTACTGTTCTGCCATCCCTCACTGTGTTCCCACTGTATTTATATCTGGCATAGGAGGCCACAGAGGCGATTGGAGGCTTTGCTGTGAGCATTCTGGAGAACTGGTCTCTGTACTCCTTCTCAAGTCCTCACAATCTACTGTAACTGGATCAAAATACACAGCCTCTGTTTGTAGCCTACAGGGATGATTTTGTAGCAAGAAGAGCTTTTTGTACAGCATATTAATGTGCGTGTGTGAACTGTAATGTATGCATTATCACAAAAGACCATGTGCAGTTGAgcaatgtacatttttttgtgagcgagtatgaatacattttaaaaaggcaatgTGTCAGCATCATTGCAGAACAGTGAATGAACTCCCACATGCATAGCTGCAGTGTATTCACAGTACTGCAGTTATGCATGAGGAAGCATGAATAGGAATGAAGACTTACTGAGCAGTGCTCCTCCATAAAGGCGAATAGAGATGCTAGTCGTGGAGAGCTCCTCCTCAAAAACAACCTCATATAGCTGGTTGGGAAACACTAGGGCCTGTGTGGGAAAAGAACAAGCACAACACAACTCTGTCATATCCACAGCATTCTGTCCTCCCCGAAAGCACCGAAAAATGCAGCAGCATTGATAAAGTCTCTGTCTGCTAGTTAGAATCACTGTGTATGACCTCAACACTGAGGACATTGAGCATTTAGGTGCCATCGCCGACAAAGATGTTGCTGTTTCTTCAGATGTCTCTCACTGATAAGTTTGGGGAAAGAACGACTGCAGGGTTTGCACGAAATTAATTCTCCTTCTTTGACAGGGGTGCTTTTTCTCCTTCAATATTTGTACAGAAGTCTCTATATTATTAGAGATGGGGATGGGCCgaaatcttattttaaatcacattaacaGTATTTATCACAATACAGTAATCGTTCTGTAAATTGAATtaagaaataattcaaataacCATAATGTACATATTGGATTATTACCAAAAGCAAAACAGACCTGCAGGATTTGCTCATCAATCATTTCAATATTGTATTTCATATCACAAAAAAACTAGTGTGCAGAGTAACCAGAGTTATTCCTATTCTGGGGTTGGCTTGGAAGCCTCCTCCTGCTTTGTATTAACAACTTCACcgtcctcctctgtgtctctataAGGTTACCTTGCGAGGCAGCTCGGCCTGCAGGATCACAATATATAGTGTCATATCAGCCAACCCTAGATAGAGACTATCAAAAGATTCAAGCATCACTTACCATCACAGCCATAACTGTAAAACCCACGGCAGAGATGAGTATCCACACCCTAAGAAGAGAGACATTACATGACGTACTGTATCTTTCATGTAAGCAATTATGACTGTACACTTGTTTTTACAAGATGTTGAACTTTACTGGAAGTGACACACAGATGACCTCACACAGTCAGCCGTGTTAACTGTGAGCTGGTCTGAGCAGTTGAAATCTCACCTCAGCCCGATAGGCTCTCGCACTGTGAATTTCATCTCATTTCCGAGCATCTGACTGATCTGTGAGCGAACAAGAcgaaacaaaaggaaagaggGAATGAGTTATGAGAAGGGAAATATAAAGCATGTCATCTTAACAGATATATATTATGACAGCCGGCAACAAAGCACCTCATAACAGGGAATAAAGTGTTCTCCGTGCAGGTGTGTCTCATGTTGCCAACACATCTGTAGCAAGCTATTGGAAAGAGGCCCATTAAACAAAgcagtggagagaaaagaagagaggcTGAATGTCAATAAGAACCTTTTAAGATTAATTAGACTGtaattttcttcactttcttaATTACCCCATGAAGATTAAGAGGGTCTAGCTTTATACGTGGGCGACCTCCACAGATGGCTTAAGCTACAGGCACGCATAAAGGCGTTTATGCTCGTGTATGTGCGGTTCGTTGTCGTATTCTCTGAAAGGCCAGGGGGAGtgcaaacaaaatatactgcgaggaaacaagaagtcaacaaGTGTTACTGGCAAAACCCCACAAACAGGATGCCGAGGAGGAATTGTAATCAAGTGTAGACTCGTATATCATATTTATGAACATACTTGTGCCTTTATACAAGCCCCGTAAAGAAGGAAATCAagtattaaataatttaaaatgaaacgaAGAATTGATATTTGGCACGAGGTTCGCGCCATCGCCAGCTTCACTACGCCAAGTGTAAACCTAGCTGAAGTCATCTCAACATCTCACTGTGAATTCTGGTTGAATAACTAAGTTATTCACTGATGAATTACTAGGCTACAAGTATCAAGTCTATGCCAGAAGAAAAACCTTATTTGCTAAGATTAACATAATCCTTGCAACACAAGTACCACGCAATACTCAATTCATAATCCTAAAAAGCTTAAAGCATTTAGTGGGAGAAATATCTCTCATCCCAGATGCAAGAAGATGCTGAGATGCTCGTAACTGGCaacttgtttgttgttttttaactctgCTCCATCAGGCACTAATATATTTATGGGTACCTCTCAGAAAAACAACGGCTTTTTACTAGTTTATAACCATTTCTGTTTAGTCTGATATAATCAGCATCCTAATAGTCATCACCAACTATCTGAGGGAGCGTGTATGATGTAGTGATGAAATTAGTTCATTTCATAATTAgtgaatacaaaaaatgtatcactgACACATTTGATAATAATTAAGTAATTTTGTGACAAGATGAAAAGTATTTGCTGGTTCCAGCCTCTAAAAGTTGTAATCATCTCCTTAGGCTCTGGGAAACTATGATGGCGATCTTCAAAATGTTCTGAAATCACGTAGactaaaaaaaggaatagaTTAGATTTTGCTCTGTATGCAAATGAGGAAGATCTCCAGACACAAGCAAATCAGTCAGTCGTAGCTGCATATAGTATGCAAAGTGTACTGCATTTCTCTGCAAATGATCTACAGTAAAAAGGGACAGTCTAGGTGTATACGTCTGTAAATGTACGGAAAAACAAAGGAGGTGGTTTTCAGAGGAGCACTCATTCTTTTTGCATGTGAGGACATCAGCTCAGAAATTCAGATTTTGGTAGTTGTTTTTCCTTAAAATACACAAGAACATGGAGGTAAACAAAGGCACTCAGATAAACCCCACTTAGGGCAAGAAAACCAATCAACTAAATGTTTTGCCTGAACATGAAATGACCCACAGAGAAATTACAATTAATCCCTTAATATCAATGAATTCCCTTTATCATTAAACATCTCCTCCCTCAAAAACTACTCTTGTGTTCCACTAAACCCTGAAAACCGCTAAAGCAGAGAAGATGAATTATTTTCTGGCTAGCTGTGTTTAGAGAGAAGTCACTATCAATTGGAAAGTAGTTTTCCGCTTGATGCTACTGTGAAATGTCAGAGTGAATGGAACAAAATGATTCATGTCACATACTAGAAAGATCAAGTCAAAGGTTTTCAAGGGCTTTGCCTTCTACCGTGTGTTTGGGTTCCATCCAGTAGCTCCATCAAATCATATCAGTCAGAAATATCCTCATGACTTCAAGAGCGTTTAAGGTCTAAAATATGATAGATGAGACCTAAAACTTGCAAAAGTTGCAATgttattgtattgcacatttGTGTTGTCCACATTACATATTCCAGTCACAATTTGAAGGATACCAATGTCCTCTTAGGTAGCTTTATAGAATTTGCAttttatgatgtaaaaaaatagaAGTGAGGAAGATATGAAAAGGTTTATTGTGTCGAAGATgaaattaaggaaaaaaaggaatctcTGTGTCACTGATTTCTTTAGTTTCTTAAACATGGTCTCTCGTGGCTGCTGCTTTTGATATCAGAGCAGAGCCTTTAAGAAAAGACTTTGAAAgttgaacttaaaaaaaatgagcttAAGAGTTACGAACTAACTACACCTATTGAATCTCCTCTTGCACTGCAGCTGAAGTGCCTGTGCATGAATCAGTCTGTGCCAGCTGTGATCACGCGAGCAGGTGAATCAGCCTTCCTGTGCCATAGTTTTAGGGGCTGCTTTTGACAGGAACGCTTGAATATTCATGACTGGCATGAGAAATACTCAAAGGGAAATGAGCATCAACCGATAGCAAAGGGCTAGCTTCGGGGTGGAATAGAGCGGAAGGGAGTTGGGGAGATAGGGAGAAACAGGAAAAGGAAGAAATGCACAATGCCGTTTTGTGGCGAGCGACGCTTAATCACAGCTGCTCATGTTGTGGCCTTGTCGTCAGTCACTCAGGCAGccacattcagaaaacaaagGGCAACTTATCAGCTAGTGAGCGTGAAAAACTATTCAGGAGTAGTAGAGGAAGGAGAATCTCCTATTCACCACACTGaacattttgtcagtttgtgCATTCACATTAGATAAAGATCACCATTGCATCTCAATGCTAATCCTCTGGGATACAAAAGAATGTACACAACAAATTGTGGTATGTCTTATCTATGAAAGCCTGGGCCCAGACCTTGGTTGCTGATTCATGGCTTTAGCACTCAAGTAGTGTACCAGTGGGTTAAAAACAGCCGAAGGGCAATAATTCTTGGCAGAGTTGCACtcacctcacctctctctctctctctctctctctcttactgaagtacaagtactaggAACAGTATTCTTATCACCAAGCAGTAAAAataagacaggaagagacagtcAGCGGACGACAGGAGCACTTCCCTCCTTTGTTTACAGGGACCACAGGAATAAAGTCGACTGTTTTCCTTCCGAAACCAACTCTTGCTATGCAGTTAAATGTTGGATCCCATGGGTCCCTTACCAAAAACACTTGTTGCAAGGATAAATAGAACAACTCCATGCAGCACATTGTAAAAGCAAAAATTTCATTTCTAAATTAAGGTCAATGCCACAGTTAAGTAGGGACACCCACTATTACAATAGAGCGGATTAGCCAACatattgtgttattgtatttCCATTGACTGTTGCTGGATCACCTTGCAGCTTCATTGCAACCTGTTTCTAACGCAGATAATCcttctcaaataaaataagcTTTATTGGCATGGATGTCGTTCTCCATCAGTACGCTTTGTGAAAAGGTTCTGAGTGGCAGATGTCCAGGTTAGGCTCCTTGCTAAAAcattgagagagaaaacaaacactcagAAGGGCtgagaaaagggggggggggggcgacaTCTCCTCACAAGCTATCAGCCGCCACCGTATGCCTGCTCCCTTCTGTTCTGTTCCCTTCTCCCACTTGCCTGATTAATATTTCAGTGAGGAAAAGTCAGCTCTCCCTATGATCAAAAATAATCACTGGAATCTTGATATTTGAGTCCTCTGGAAGGGAACAAGACATTACTGTCAGTCTGCAACTGTGCAGCTCAAGTGTTCTCGTCTCTCCTGGCATGAACCTGCACGTGTGCCGTTGTGTGTCGACATACACATCATTGTGCACTGTTTATATGAGTGTGCAAATACATGCGATGCAGGAATATAATACGCGAGATGCAAGAGGCATGGAGTCTCTCAGGGGAGCCAGTCACATCTCGGTGGAGCAGCGGGAGCTCATGGGATTACGTGATCTAGATTCATTGAGGCATAAGCAGCAAATGCACACAACGGGACACTATGAGAGTGATGAGACAATTAGCAGCACATTGTGGCTTTTAAAAGGAATCCATAGCTCTGCTCAGGGTTAATGATTGCGTCTGTGGTTGAACgtcatttttgtttgtgcattgcTGCAATATTATCCATCGGACTGATGATGGTTTAACACATGTGCTACATTTATAACGGAGCTGATTGCTGCACTAATGCACCGGCTATTTGCCTTTCTTCTCTGCAATCACTTCCCATATTAAATAAGAAGGGCATGAGTATAAAATCATGTGACATAATCTGACCTTTGAGCGGTGCACTTCTCCATCATCATCCTCGCCACCGACTCCGAGGATCTTCCGGCTCTTCAGGCGGCTTATCAGGTCTGTCTGGCTGTGCTTCTTCATCAGAGGAGGGTGAGGTTTAGACGCCATGGTGCACACGCCTGACAAAGAAGTGAGAAGAGAGGGACACGGTTGCTCAGGAGGTATGCATGGTAGTATTGTTggatgataaaatatatataggtGAAACAGAGAGAGTTGAGGAGAGAATATGAAACATCAGTGGAGCTTTTCCACTGTTGTTACCACTCGCTCTGAAGAAGACATCTCTACAGCACAAGCAGGAAGAAGTATCTACCAATCTTCCAATAACCCCTTTTAGGACAATACTGATGCAACACAATTACATAACACGAGGCAAGCAAATACAGGCAACCCAATAAAACCTTCCTCTTAAGTCAGACTAGAGGCAGAAGAGCCAGACATCATAGATCTGCCAGGAGGCCAACAGACGTAGGTACCCGCTAGAACAGCCAATGGATCTGATAGTGACACAGGCTattgctgacacacacacacacacacacacacacacacacacacacacacacacacacacacacacacacacacacacacacacacacacacacacacacacacacacacacacacacacacacacacacacacacacacacacacacacacacacacacacacacacacacacaggtaaatggAGCTGGACTTTCTTAGACCTGAGGGCCTCAGTTTCCTTATTGGCCTGTATTGTCTACAC
This is a stretch of genomic DNA from Anoplopoma fimbria isolate UVic2021 breed Golden Eagle Sablefish chromosome 19, Afim_UVic_2022, whole genome shotgun sequence. It encodes these proteins:
- the LOC129108165 gene encoding tumor protein p53-inducible protein 11-like, which codes for MASKPHPPLMKKHSQTDLISRLKSRKILGVGGEDDDGEVHRSKISQMLGNEMKFTVREPIGLRVWILISAVGFTVMAVMALVFPNQLYEVVFEEELSTTSISIRLYGGALLSLALIMWNGLYTAEKIVIQWTLLSEACYFAVQFLVTSFTLMEVGILPNAAILLLLSRVLFLLVTMAYYYHLGRKQKKI